In one Phaseolus vulgaris cultivar G19833 unplaced genomic scaffold, P. vulgaris v2.0 scaffold_240, whole genome shotgun sequence genomic region, the following are encoded:
- the LOC137817592 gene encoding beta-galactosidase 8-like, giving the protein MRASQTLFLLLWFFCIYAPTSFSTNVTYDHRALVINGKRRVLVSGSIHYPRSTPEMWPDIIQKSKDGGLDVIETYVFWNLHEPVRGQYNFEGRADLVKFVKTVAAAGLYVHLRIGPYACAEWNYGGFPLWLHFIPGIQFRTDNKPFEEEMKRFTAKIVDMMKQENLYMSQGGPIILSQIENEYGNIDDHYGPAAKSYIKWAASMATSLDTGVPWVMCQQLDAPDPIVSCIWRCCTSQTCGRSCICTMEGRTLAGLLVGLSLLVVMTMMHQLMSMEFLDSLSGATLKTCIRP; this is encoded by the exons ATGAGAGCATCACAGACTCTGTTCCTTTTGCTTTGGTTCTTCTGCATTTATGCCCCTACTTCGTTTTCCACAAATGTCACGTACGACCATAGAGCATTGGTCATTAATGGCAAGCGCCGAGTTTTGGTCTCTGGTTCTATCCATTACCCTCGTAGCACTCCAGAG ATGTGGCCAGACATCATTCAAAAGTCCAAAGATGGAGGACTTGATGTGATTGAGACTTATGTTTTCTGGAACTTACACGAACCAGTTCGAGGCCAG TATAATTTTGAAGGTAGGGCAGATTTGGTTAAATTTGTGAAGACAGTAGCAGCAGCAGGCCTATATGTGCATCTACGGATTGGTCCATACGCATGTGCTGAATGGAACTACGG TGGTTTCCCTCTTTGGCTACATTTTATTCCGGGAATTCAGTTCCGAACTGATAACAAACCATTTGAG GAAGAAATGAAGCGGTTCACCGCTAAGATTGTGGATATGATGAAGCAAGAGAACCTCTATATGTCACAGGGAGGACCTATTATTTTGTCTCag ATAGAAAATGAGTATGGGAACATTGATGATCATTATGGTCCAGCTGCTAAATCCTACATCAAATGGGCAGCATCAATGGCAACATCTCTTGATACAGGGGTTCCCTGGGTAATGTGCCAACAGCTAGATGCTCCTGATCCAATT GTTTCTTGCATTTGGCGATGCTGTACCTCACAGACCTGTGGAAGATCTTGCATTTG TACCATGGAGGGACGAACTTTGGCCGGGCTTCTGGTGGGCCTTTCGTTGCTAGTAGTTATGACTATGATGCACCAATTGATGAGTATG GAATTCTTAGACAGCCTAAGTGGGGCCACCTTAAAGACTTGCATAAGGCCATAA
- the LOC137817594 gene encoding fasciclin-like arabinogalactan protein 11, whose protein sequence is MADFRLCSTSRSHSQAGLYHYAHEQNLSLSLPSHTSVTLTNPVRTLAGAKPGKVELNVISYGGSVNISTGEVNTTITGIVYTDKHLAIYKVGKVLLPMDFFAVAKAPAKGPSLAPEPSAKAPKADKEKPVSPDSSESSEINSTNNNSGTVKINLQGKWVFHVLGVLLVLTLSS, encoded by the coding sequence ATGGCCGACTTTCGTCTCTGTTCGACCAGTCGGTCTCACAGTCAGGCAGGCTTATACCATTACGCTCACGAGCAGAATCTTAGCTTGAGCCTACCTTCGCACACCTCCGTTACTCTAACCAACCCAGTGAGAACCCTTGCAGGGGCTAAACCTGGAAAAGTGGAACTGAATGTGATAAGTTACGGAGGGAGTGTGAACATCTCAACGGGTGAGGTTAACACCACCATCACTGGCATTGTATACACAGATAAACATCTCGCTATTTACAAGgtggggaaggtgcttcttcCTATGGACTTCTTTGCAGTGGCGAAGGCACCAGCAAAGGGACCATCTTTGGCACCAGAACCTTCTGCAAAGGCTCCTAAAGCGGATAAGGAGAAGCCAGTGTCTCCAGATTCCTCAGAATCATCTGAGATTAATTCCACAAACAACAACTCCGGCACTGTGAAAATCAACTTACAAGGAAAGTGGGTGTTCCATGTTCTTGGAGTACTTCTTGTGCTTACATTGTCATCATGA